A region from the Excalfactoria chinensis isolate bCotChi1 chromosome 24, bCotChi1.hap2, whole genome shotgun sequence genome encodes:
- the DDX42 gene encoding ATP-dependent RNA helicase DDX42 has protein sequence MLRTSRSGNRACAIHTAPKAACGPLTARSHRPSPATSPAACAHARYGALTSARHARTSERTHARTHARTHIGAALHSVSTPRPGNRGSGGRRLRCPTRSTEGIMNWNKGGPGTKRGFGFGGFAITPGKKEEPKLSQQSHSAFGTAGSSAAFAKSGPPQLPSFYKIGSKRANFDEENAYFEDEEEDNSNVDLPYIPAENSPTRQQFNSKSADSDSDDDPLEAFMAEVEDQAARDMKRLEDKDKEKKNAKGIRDDIEEEDDQEAYFRYMAENPTAGVVQEEEEDNLEYDSDGNPIAPSKKIIDPLPPIDHSEIEYPPFEKNFYDEHEEITSLTPQQVVELRHKLNLRVSGAAPPRPGSSFAHFGFDEQLMHQIRKSEYTQPTPIQCQGVPVAMSGRDMIGIAKTGSGKTAAFIWPMLIHIMDQKELEPGDGPIAVIVCPTRELCQQIHSECKRFGKAYNLRSVAVYGGGSMWEQAKALQEGAEIVVCTPGRLIDHVKKKATNLQRVTYLVFDEADRMFDMGFEYQVRSIASHVRPDRQTLLFSATFRKKIEKLARDILIDPIRVVQGDIGEANEDVTQIVEIFPSGPSKWNWLTRRLVEFTSSGSVLLFVTKKANAEELANNLKQEDHNLGLLHGDMDQSERNKVISEFKKKGIPILVATDVAARGLDIPSIKTVINYDVARDIDTHTHRIGRTGRAGEKGVAYTLLTPKDSNFAGDLVRNLEGANQHVSKELLDLAMQNPWFRKSRFKGGKGKKLNIGGGGLGYRERPGLGSESSDRGNNNSVMSNYEAYKPSSGAMGDRLTAMKAAFQSQYKSHFVAASLNNQKTGSSAAGASGWTSAGSLNSVPTSSAQQSAANPDSPIAATAAAKGVPGFTSTGTLSSVPTFPSVGVQGYSNNSANACAGNREGNREGNREGIGGAGSAPRGGSGGGGGVVRERYNDSRNSRHNEVPRRGDGGGRYNDVQHHGDGGGRYSDAYRHGEGRHGDSHRHVESRHFTDTGGGNRNNVENRNMSEGRSNESRNGENRKDANSRDNKTDGFAVPEPPKRKKSRWDS, from the exons ATGCTACGTACTTCGCGTAGCGGGAACAGAGCATGCGCAATACACACTGCCCCCAAGGCTGCCTGCGGCCCTCTCACTGCCCGATCCCACCGCCCTTCACCTGCGACTTCACCCGCCGCTTGCGCGCATGCTCGGTACGGCGCGCTGACCTCAGCGCGGCACGCACGCACGTCCGAACGTACGCACGCACGTACGCACGCACGCACGCACATCGGTGCGGCGCTCCATTCCGTCTCCACCCCCCGCCCCGGTAACCGGGGGAGCGGCGGTCGGCGGCTGCGCTGCCCAACGCG ATCTACTGAAGGCATCATGAATTGGAATAAAGGCGGACCCGGTACGAAGagaggttttggttttggtggaTTTGCCATAACgcctggaaagaaagaggagccGAAGCTTTCTCAGCAGTCTCACAGTGCTTTTGGAACAGCCGGTTCTTCTGCTGCGTTTGCGAAATCGGGACCTCCCCAGCTGCCTTCTTTCTACAAAATTGGGTCAAAGAGAGCGAATTTCGATGAAGAAAATGC GTACTTtgaggatgaagaggaagatAACAGCAATGTTGACTTGCCATACATTCCTGCAGAGAATTCCCCCACTCGCCAGCAGTTCAATTCCAAATCAGCCGACTCTGACAGCGACGATGATCCTCTGGAGGCGTTCATGGCTGAAGTGGAG GATCAAGCTGCTCGAGACATGAAGAGGCTGGAGGataaagacaaggaaaaaaagaatgctaa GGGTATTCGAGATGACATTGAAGAGGAAGATGACCAA GAAGCTTATTTTCGCTACATGGCTGAAAACCCCACTGCTGGTGTGgtgcaagaagaggaagaggataACCTGGAATATGACAGTGATGGGAATCCAATTGCACCATCCAAAAAAATTATTGATCCTCTTCCACCTATTGACCATTCAGAG ATTGAATATCCCCCGTTTGAGAAAAATTTCTATGACGAGCATGAAGAGATCACCAGTCTGACCCCACAGCAGGTGGTGGAGTTACGGCACAAGCTGAACCTGCGG GTCTCCGGTGCTGCTCCTCCAAGACCAGGCAGTAGTTTTGCTCATTTTGGATTCGATGAGCAGCTAATGCATCAAATTAGGAAATCTGAGTATACCCAGCCCACGCCTATACAATGTCAG GGTGTTCCAGTTGCCATGAGTGGCAGAGATATGATTGGGATAGCTAAGACTGGaagtggaaaaacagcagccttCATCTGGCCAATGCTGATTCACATCATGGATCAAAAGGAGCTTGAACCAGGAGATGGACCCATTGCAGTGATTGTATGTCCAACCAGAGAGCTTTGCCAACAG ATCCATTCTGAATGTAAGCGCTTTGGAAAGGCATACAACCTGCGCTCAGTGGCAGTCTATGGAGGAGGGAGCATGTGGGAGCAAGCCAAAGCCCTCCAGGAGGGGGCAGAGATCGTCGTTTGTACACCA GGTCGTTTGATTGATcatgtgaaaaagaaagctaCAAACCTTCAAAGAGTCACTTACCTTGTGTTTGATGAAGCAGACAGAATGTTTGATATGGGGTTTG aatACCAGGTCAGATCAATTGCAAGCCACGTGCGTCCAGACAGGCAGA ccCTTTTGTTCAGTGCCACCTTCCGTAAGAAGATTGAGAAGCTGGCCCGAGATATTCTGATCGACCCCATTCGAGTGGTGCAGGGAGACATTGGAGAG GCAAATGAAGATGTTACTCAAATAGTGGAGATTTTCCCCTCCGGCCCCAGCAAGTGGAACTGGCTGACACGGCGCCTCGTGGAGTTCACATCTTCTGGCAGCGTTCTCTTGTTTGTCACTAAGAAGGCAAATGCTGAAGAGCTGGCTAATAACCTCAAACAGGAGGATCATAATCTGGGGCTCCTTCATGGTGACATGGACCAGAGCGAGAGGAATAAAGTCATTTCAGAGTTTAAGAAAAAAGGGATCCCGATACTGGTAGCTACTGATGTAGCAG CTCGTGGGTTGGATATTCCTTCCATTAAGACTGTAATTAATTACGATGTGGCTCGGGACATCGACACACACACCCACAGAATCGGACGTACCGGCAGAGCAGGCGAGAAGGGAGTTGCCTACACCCTGCTGACCCCCAAGGACAGTAACTTTGCTGGGGATCTTGTCAGGAATCTGGAAGGTGCTAATCAACACGTTTCCAAAGAGCTGTTGGATCTTGCAATGCAG AACCCGTGGTTCCGGAAATCCCgttttaaaggaggaaaaggcaaGAAGCTGAAtattggtggtggtggtttagGATATCGCGAGCGTCCTGGTCTGGGATCAGAGAGTTCT GACCGTGGCAACAACAACAGTGTGATGAGTAACTATGAAGCGTACAAGCCGTCATCTGGAGCAATGGGAGACAGACTTACAGCaatgaaagcagcttttcag TCTCAGTATAAGAGCCACTTTGTTGCTGCAAGCTTAAATAATCAAAAGACtggaagctctgctgctggtgcCAGCGGCTGGACTAGTGCTGGGAGCTTGAACTCGGTACCTACAAGTTCTGCGCAACAAAGTGCTGCAAACCCTGACAGCCCCATTGCAGCCACCGCAGCAGCAAAGGGCGTCCCAGGTTTCACCAGCACCGGGACTCTGAGCAGCGTTCCCACCTTTCCCAGCGTCGGAGTGCAGGGCTACAGCAACAACAGTGCAAATGCCTGTGCTGGTAATAGGGAAGGTAATCGGGAAGGCAACCGGGAAGGCATCGGCGGTGCCGGCAGCGCTCCTCGTGGTGGCAGCGGTGGAGGTGGAGGCGTTGTTAGGGAACGCTACAACGACAGCAGGAACAGTCGGCACAACGAGGTACCGCGCCGAGGGGACGGCGGTGGTCGCTACAACGACGTGCAGCACCACGGAGATGGGGGTGGTCGCTACAGTGACGCCTATCGGCACGGGGAGGGCCGACACGGGGACAGCCATCGCCACGTTGAAAGCCGGCACTTCACCGACACGGGCGGAGGCAATCGCAATAACGTTGAGAACAGGAACATGAGTGAAGGGAGGAGCAACGAGAGCAGGAATGGTGAGAACAGGAAGGATGCCAACAGCCGAGACAACAAGACAGATGGTTTCGCCGTCCCAGAGCCCCCAAAACGTAAGAAGAGCCGATGGGACAGTTAG